The genomic stretch CCGGAAAAGATCGCCTTAGTGGTTCATAAGCCtctgccaccaccaccgcctCTACTAATACCGTATTATATAtgagattgaaaaaaaattcctctgtttctttctttctgtgaTACTCTGTTCTTTAATTTTAGTCCAACTGTAAATTCTCCAGCAAATTCTTAAATCAGGGCCGTCTGATTCTGACGACGAGTGACTCTGGGATATATTTTTAATCCACAGTCCTTAATTGAGAATGAAGTCAGTAAGAGAAAATTAAAGCTCATCCGGATTCCGGACTACTACTTttcccccaaccaaaaaaaggaagatggaaAATTTTTGATGACTCGGAAGCCAATGAATCTAACAAAGTTGCCAAGTTCTGCAACTTTTTTCATGACAAAGTGTTGAGAGAAAGTACAACCCAGAAGCTGCGAAGAAGGATCACGGGTACTCTGTGAGTAGCAAACCAAGACTGTACCTGGAGAAAGTATAAGACCAAGCAGAACCCAGAATCTACGATGATCGGTGAGTAGCCAGACAATGTTGTCGTGAAGACCAATCGTGTCGTTGCTGATTAAAGCTCTGATGAcaaatgaagatgaaaatagAATTCCACAGATCTGTGAGAACGACAAGATTGTAGGCCACtggtcattttaacttttcCAAGTGAAGATGAAAATAGAATTCCATGTCTCATAGATTATCCTGCTCAATGTTTATCCTaaattttggaaagaaaaaaaaaagcatttttaGTTGGAACTGATATCAAAATCGATAATAACCCAATAAGAGAAAACTGATAAGAACCCAAATCAAACCAGATTATAATCGAAACCAACGAAAAAGCCAAGTTCAGCTTAATAGTTTGGTTTAAGAAGGTTTTTAAGTATCCTACTGTACCCGTTGATACTAAGCAATTCGCACGATATTTCTTTAAGGGTATCAATAtgatacctaaaaaaaaaaaatacccgaTATGATTGATACCTATCGATATGCGCGATAAAGCTTTTATGAACTACGATCCATGACTGCAAAACATTTGCTAAGAGCTCATGTAAAGGATTCTAACCAGTTACGGAAATACCAACTTTTTTTGTGCAACTTCATTTGGAGATTAAACAACCTGCAATCAAGATTTGTGCAAAAACAATTATCTATGAGGATTTCAAATTTGTTGCTTAAATATTGATTTGTAGTGTCGGTTTTATAAATGAATCACTAGATTAGTGAAAATTAGTCTAAGTGACCGCATCAAACtataatttttatctttttttgcAATAGTATTTAGTTGTAAGCCCTAAAATTCTCcgtcaaactgaaataaaaatccccgtcaaattgaaaatgacattttttttttttgcatcaaTTGACCTAAGAAATTTTATTCTTTCatacataatcttttttttttttgataaagtcaTTTATACATAATCAATTGAATACATTTGTCTCATTATCAACGCAAGTCATGTGTATCTTTCTTACCTACTAGATATGATTAGGATTCTTCTTGTATTTTTGATTCATTTTCCATGCATACATCTTGCATTATATGGCAAGTAGACTTGCATGTCTCTTGTATGTTTTTTGACCATTATCTCAATAACAATATAATAGAATTCTTCATAAAATCCATAAGTTAAACTCTCATCAtactttgttttcctttttatatatgatatatttgacatattattttttgatatgattttatacttcaaaattatattttgtTTGCATATATTCTAAGCATTGTCATAATTTTCTTGACCAATTCTATGCGTAATTTTAACATATCTTTTAtatttctaatataaaaatatcTTTGAAAGCCAATCTTCTGATACGATATTCGATATCAATACTTTAAACTTTCGATTTCAATTTGATCCAGACTATAAATTGGACCAAACCAACCAAGCAAACTTCAACTTTGTTAGGTTTCAATTTGGCCAATACTAGaacaaaattgattaaaaatcacAGTAACTAGCCAAACTGACCAATCATAATCAGATACCTAAAATTGTGGCACAAAATACCCCAACTAAGAAAAATACAGATTTGATTGACAGTGAAAAAAGTGACATGCGAAGAACAAGGGAAACAGGAGTGGTGAGTGCAGCCAGGCCAGACCATCTCATGAGCAATTTCAGGAGAGAAAAACAATCACAGTTGCCCAATGCCCACACACACTGAATACAGACTCAAACCATTCTTTCAATACTTAAAAGACCTACTTTACCTTTCCTTTTGCTTTCACTGCTATTGTTCATCCTTTCAATACTTAAAAGACCTTCTACTTTACCTTTCCTTTTGCTTTCACTGCTATTGTTTAtaggatttctctctctctctcctcctttaaGTCATTTTCTTGCAAGCTACAAACAACAGTTAACAACGAGAAGAACCGCTCATGGCAGCGCCGTGCAAGTAGGACCCAATCCGTACGGTAGCCCGGACAGCCCAGGCCTATTGCCCTACGTCCCTACACGCTTTTCCCACCTTCAAATCTCAATAAATTCTCACCACCCCCCTCTTCCCTTCCCTCACTACTCATTTCACGTTTTCCCTTCCAAGCCCAATTATTCCTCCTCTGCTTTTCTGCTTCTTGTCTTTTGCTCTCCTCTAAGGCGTAGACGCGCAGTATATGAGAGATAGAGATGGAGAATCAAGAATATAAGTCCCATCACTCTGATGCGTCGCGGCCATCTATAGGGTTCCCTCTGGGCACGGCGTTGCTGTTGATCATCATATTCTGTTTAAGTGGGTTCTTCTCCTGCTGCTACCACTGGGAAAGACTCCGCTCTCTCCGTGGATCTTTCTCCGAAGATACCGATCCTGATACTGATACAACCCCTGAATCACCTTCCAAATCTAAACCCACCAACACGGTAAGTCTCTTGTCTCTGTTTCTCTCTGTTCTTCCTTGTTTTATCTCAAATCTTAAAATTGTTCATTGATGTGTGTTTTGTTCGGTAACTAATTGTCAGGACTCGAAGCTAAACAAGAGTGACAGCTTACCAGTGGTAATGCCCGGAGATCGAATTCCAAAGTTCATAGCTTTGCCTTGTCCTTGCGAACCGGGGCGACCGGAGAAGATTGCCTTAGTGGTTCACAACcctctgccaccaccaccaccttctcGACCACCGCCGCCTCCTCTACCAATACCTTATTATATATGAAGATTGAAAATTTTCCactttgttcttcctttcttttgatGCTCTCAATAGTGTATACAAAATTGAAATTACAGAATGGAAATTTTCTCTATTTGATTTTAGACCAACTGTAAATTCTTAGTAGTTTTCAGTGGGCCACACACTGGGAGGGATAAATCAGTACCATCTGATCCTAACGAGGAGTGATTCAAACCATTGGATATCACATATGAAATAAAAGGGACAAATTAGAGCTCTTCCAACCTCTTCTTCATATCTccaaacttaaaaaaagaaagagagagaaagtattcCCTTTTATGAAAAAGGCTTAATTGGTTTTCGTTTCCAGTGATCTCTAGTCTCTGCTACACAAAGGGAAGAGAGCCTAAAGAGGGTTTAGACAAATTAGAACTTAGATCTGTGGGTGTTAGATGGATTGATGCGTTTACCCAACTTTCTCCTTTACTTTATGACTCTGAAGCCACTGAATCTAACAACCCCAATTTCAAATTCTCTGTTAGAtgtcctctccctctctctttctctcgctAGAGTACTGTAGAGTTTATACTGTTATCTCTCTCTACGTAGCTACTGAACCTCCATGTTCTTAGTGGCGAGGCTCTGCAACTTCTTAAGGTGGGCCAGGCATGGAAAAGAGACTTGGTGGGGGTCGTCGTAAGACTCTTTAACACGTACGTAACTTACAAGTCACAATTTTAACTTTGTTTGGCAGTAAAGGAGACGCACGCACCGTGTTTCTAGGGCTCAaacgaaaggaaaaaaaaaagtgaaatcttGGTTGCTTCCAAATGTGATTATGAAAGAACCAAAAATTATCTGGCCGATTCAGAATCCAATCGAGATCTTGTATTATAAACTAAAGGTTTAGTGGGCTTTTAGTCGATTCCCACTTAATCTGGATTGAATCTGATAAGGACTGATAAATACAGAATATTAGATTGAAATCGGAATTGGATTGCCATGGAATTATTTGTTTCATCATATCAGACACAGGCGATAAATGTTGCGATCTTGTGGTCAAGCAATTGAAATATTGTCTCAGATATTTGTTAAATGGATACGAATTAGATCTGGATAGAATACCCTTAAACGGATATAGATGCGATATTTGTTAAGATCCTTGACTTTTGTAACCTAGACCTTTCTTCTCTAAATACATGTCTCCATGTGTCTCACTTGTCATAattcttttccttattttccaTAACATGTTGTATATTCAAGCACCTTCAACACATTAGctaacttaatttttttttttactattagttgtttatctatttttattggattgatTATGTTTTGAATTATCTGGATATCTGATGCCCCTAAACGGGTATGGATGCAAATCGAATAAGGATTTTCAACTATTTATTTGCACCTTGCTTTTAACGCATTTATACAAGGCCAAATGCTAGCTTACTTTGGTAGGTTCGATCAACTGGATTTTTTAAAGCTTGAAAGTAGATCAATTGATTAGTGAATGGTCTGATGCTAGGATtattctaatttaaaaaattataaataatgaTGCTTGATTGCAGCTTGATGAGTACTCAACTGGGATTGAACAACATTGTTTATAACCCGATTAGCTCATTTATTGTACTATTAGTTAAATGTTTATTTGAATCAGATAGATTATGTTCCAAATTATTTGGATATCAAATACTCCTAAATGGATACGAATATAAATAATATAGATTTTCAACTATTCATTTACATCGCCACTTTTAGTAtaacatatttttttgaaaaaggttGGATACATGGGATGTCTCACAtactctctctttctgtctTTAATGATGCTCTTCCTCCTTGACATATGCCTTTATACACAAATCATGCCATAAGGCTGCCAAATACTAGCTTACTTTTGATCGACTCAATATTTTTAAAGCTTGAAAGTAGATCGATTAATTAGTGAATGGTCTAATGCTAGGATTATTCTAAATTAGTAAATGACAAATAATGATGCTTGATTGCAGCTTGATAAGTACTCAACCGAGATTGATCGACATCAATTATAACCCGATTAGCTCGTTTAAGGCCATTTAGTCAAATTATAACTGACTATAGTCTGCTTACATCCTGCTTAATACCCATTTATAACACGATTGTAGCCTTGTAGGCCAACTAATCAATTGGCCTATTAAGGTATTTTTATAGCATGATTACCATGAGCCTTATTATGGACTGAAAACCAACCAACCAAATAAAAGTGTGTTCATACCTTAGCTTATGATGCCCATTTAGTTTTATGATCAGTAATGTTGCGGGGTCTTAACTTGTTGGGGAATGATTAGGCTCAACTGGTTGACACCCTCTATCGTGCAATGCCTCATCTTGTGCTCCCATCCTCTCAGCGTTATTAACATACGTATCAAGTTTTAGTCTAAACAAACATCTTACGTTGCAAAATAGaacttagaaaataaaaaagaaatacatatAATGTATAAAATACAAAGACTGCTAAATAtgataatataaaatatttgaTGATAGAGCAGGTCCTGCAGGAccacatgataaaaaaaaatgaaagaaatgatTATGTGATATGTTAATAATATTATCTCTAACGACTTTAATTAACCTGTGTTTCATCTTTTAAGGTCCTACGTCGCAAGTGCTTAACAACTTTTGTCCTAATTACAACTGTTtcagaagaattaaaaaataataataataagggtcCCACATGGCCACGCACCACCCCACCCACCACCTAAAATCGTTGAAAGGTGGAGAAAGCCAGAAGGGACACGGTTTGTACTCCTTCCGTGCTGTGATCATCAAGTACACatcacttttttccttttgtcttttgtttttcaACTCCTTCGgtacttttcttcttcctcatgatACGCCATAATCACATATACTATTATTTAACTATGGAAAAAGGACACGTATGCTACCGCATTACCTATA from Macadamia integrifolia cultivar HAES 741 chromosome 11, SCU_Mint_v3, whole genome shotgun sequence encodes the following:
- the LOC122094321 gene encoding uncharacterized protein At5g65660-like; translated protein: MENQEYKSHHSDASRPSIGFPLGTALLLIIIFCLSGFFSCCYHWERLRSLRGSFSEDTDPDTDTTPESPSKSKPTNTDSKLNKSDSLPVVMPGDRIPKFIALPCPCEPGRPEKIALVVHNPLPPPPPSRPPPPPLPIPYYI